From the genome of Longispora fulva:
CCAGACCGGCTGGACGGCCCTGATCGCCGACCTGATCCTCACCCGCCGACGGTAGGAGACCCGATGGACCTGCCCGTGATGCCGCCGCTGCTTCCCATGTTGGCGAAACCGGTGCCCGCGATCCCGTCGGGCCAGTTCTACGAACCCAAATGGGACGGCTTCCGCGCCATCGTGTTCCGCGACGGCGACGAGGTCGAGATCGGCAGCCGCAACACCAAGTCCATGGTCCGGTACTTCCCGGAGCTCGTCGAGGCCGTCCGCGCCCAGGTCCCGCCCCGCTGCGTGCTCGACGGGGAGATCATCGTGGCGTCGACCAGCCACTCCGGCCTGGACTTCGAGGCGCTCCAGCAGCGGATCCACCCGGCGGCGTCCCGGGTCCGGCTGCTCGCGGGGAGTACCCCCGCGTTGTTCGTCGCTTTCGATCTGCTCGCGCTCGGGGACGCGGATCTCACCGGTCAGCCGTTCAACGCCCGCCGGGCTTCTCTGGAAGAGGCCCTGGCCGGGGTCGACGGCCCGGTGCACCTGACCCCGACGACCACCGACGAGACCGTGGCCGCCCGCTGGTTCGAGCAGTTCGAGGGGGCCGGGCTCGACGGCCTGATCGCGAAGAAGCCCGATCTGTTGTACCAGCCGGACAAGCGCCTGATGTCCAAGGTCAAACACGAGCGCACCGCCGACTGCGTGGTCGCCGGCTACCGGGTGCACACGTCCGGCCCCGACGCGATCGGCTCCCTGCTCCTGGGCCTGTACTCACCCGACGGCTCCCTCGCCTTCGTCGGCGTGATCGGCGCGTTCCCGATGGCCACCCGGCGTTCGCTCCTCCAGGAGCTGGCCCCCCTGGTGACCTCGGCGGAGGACCACCCGTGGACATGGGCGGCACAGGAGGCCGGCACGCGGACGCCCCGGGAGGCCGAGCGCAGCCGGTGGAGCGCGACGAAGGACCTGTCGTTCGTCGCGCTGCGACCCGAACGGGTGGTGGAGGTGGCCTACGACCACATGGAGGGTCCCCGGTTCCGGCACACCACCCAGTTCCGCCGCTGGCGCCCGGACCGCGACCCCGCGTCGTGCACGTACGCCCAACTGGAGGAACCGGTCCGCTTCGACCTGCGTGAGGTCCTGTCCGCCGGCTCCCGATAGGGTGCCGGCATGCGCACCCTGTGGAGAGCCGTCACCGCACCGTTCCGTCGGAAGCCCGCGCCCGCCGCGCCGGTGGCCACGCCGGGACCGCCGCCCGGCCGGCCGACCCCCGGGACCGCACCGGGCGCCGGCCAGCGCGCGAGGTCCCGACCGGGCCCGGTGCCCGCCGGCGGCCGGCACCTGGTGTACGCGCCCCAGCCCGACGGCCAGGCCGACCCGGGCGAGATCGTCTGGACCTGGGTGGAGTACGAGGACGACCCGTCCCAGGGCAAGGACCGCCCGGTCCTCGTCGTCGGCCGCGACCGCGACCGGCTGCTCGGCCTGATGCTGTCCAGCCAGAGCGAACGCGACGGCCAGCGCGGGTGGCTGGCGCTGGGCCCGGGCTCGTGGGACCGGGAGCAGCGGCCGAGCTGGATCCGGCTGGACCGGGTGCTCGACGTGCCGGAGAAGGGGATCCGGCGCGAGGGCGCGGTCCTGGACAGGTCCCGCTTCGACCGCGTCGCCCAGGAACTCCGCACCCACTACGGCTGGGCCTGAGCCTGGGACCAGCACAGCGGACGGCATGACGTGCCCCGGGCAGGATTCGAACCTGCGGCCTCCGCGTTCGTAGCGCGGCGCGCTCTCCAGCTGCGCCACCGGGGCATGCACCACGTGCCTGGGAGAGGATTCGAACCTCCACTGTCAGAGTTCTGAGCTCTGCGCCTCCTGCCAGTTGGGCTACCCAGGCGGGGCCAGCGACGAGATTCGAACTCGCTAACTCCGATGTACAAGATCGGCGCAGATCCTGTTCTGCTTCGCTGGCGCGCGTACCGTCGGCGGGGGTCGAACCCGCGCTGTCCAGGCCCTCGACCTGGTGCCTCTACCATTGGGCTACAACGGCGTGTATTCCTTGCATGCCGTCCGCTGTGGAGTTGTCGAAAAGGCTCGCCCGCGATTGCCGGGGGAAAGAATCGTCCGCGATTGTCTGGGAATAGAAAAAGCCGCCGTCCCATTGTCTGGTCGGCGGCTGGTCAGCGCTCGTGGCGCTAGCCTGTCCACCTGCCCAGTAGGCGCAGCTCACGGCCCAGCAGGCCCGACCGCAGCGCGACCGCACCGGTCACGGCGAGTCGCCGCTCCGTCGTGCTCGTGGTCTGCCGCGACATCGGATGCTCCTTCAGGTCTGCCTTACGTCTGCCAGAACACTACGACCCGCCCCACAGCGCCGCAACGCATTTAGGCGCCTCACGCCGGCCACGACGCACAGCGCCATTTTCGAGCTTTCCTTTTCCACCACGAACGAATACGCGTGCGGCAGGGGTCCGGCCCCGCCACCCTGCGCCGCCCCGACCTCCCATCGGGCGCGCGACGGCACCATTCGGGCAGAATCCTTTCTGGCCGCAAGACGCCATGCATCTTGGTGCCATGCCGAGGCTGGTGACATCGCCCCGAGCGGCTGGCAGAGTTCACCACATCGGAAGAACGCACCACATCGGAGCGAAACTTCCAAATCCCATTATTTCGTACACGGGTGGAGTCTGTCATGCCTCGAAAGGTCACGCCCGTCACCGACGAGATCGCCCAGCACCTCCCCAACTACTGATCACTCCACAAGAGACGGACAACCCCACGCCATGAACACAGTCATCCGCCGCACCCTCGCCGGCCTGGTCACCACCGCAGCCCTCACCGGCAGCATCCTCGGCGCCGTCACCCCGGCCCACGCCGGCAGCGGTTCCGCGCCGGGCTACGACATCAGCGCCCTCGCCCGGGCCAACGAGAACAAGGGTTCCTGCCAGACCAACAGTCTGGGGGGTATCGGCTTCCAGGGCCCCAACGAGAGCAGCTGCTCCGGCAACGCCTGGTGCGCCGACTTCGCCGGCTGGGCCTGGGCCAACGCCGGCAACCACTCCATCGACGTCACCGGCCTGACCCAGGGCTCCTGGACCTTCTACAACTACGGCAAGAACCACGGCACCCTGCACACCGACACCGGCTACCAGCCCCAGGTCGGGGACGCCGCCGTCTACAACGTCACCTCCTACGATTCCAACGGCTACGCCACCTACAGCGACCACGTCGGCCTGGTCACCCTCGTCAACGCGAACGGCTCCATCGAAGTCACCAACGGCAACTTCAGCGACAAGGTCATGACCAACGCCGTCCCCGCCTCCCAGGCCCCCGTCGGCAGCTACCAGAGCGCCCAGGGCAACACGATCAGCGCGTACGTCACGCCGGTGGGCAAGGTGGGCCAGGCGTTGGCCAAAAACGGCGTCGGGCTCTACGGCTGGACGACGGAGAGCGATCCCGACGTCAGGGCGGTCGCCGCCGACGGTGGCGTGCAGATGATCCTCAGCAGCAACGGCACGGTGTACGCCAAGACGTCGATCGGCACGTACGGCTGGACCCGGGAGAGCGACGCCGGAGCCAGGGCCATCGCCGTCGGCTCCGACGGTACCCAGATGATCATCGGCAGCGACGGACAGGTCTACGCCAAGAACAGCATCGGCCTCTACGGCTGGACCCGCGAGAGCGACACCGGCGTCAAGGCCATCGCCACCAGCGGCGGCGTCCAGATGATCCTCGGCAATGACG
Proteins encoded in this window:
- a CDS encoding CHAP domain-containing protein, which translates into the protein MNTVIRRTLAGLVTTAALTGSILGAVTPAHAGSGSAPGYDISALARANENKGSCQTNSLGGIGFQGPNESSCSGNAWCADFAGWAWANAGNHSIDVTGLTQGSWTFYNYGKNHGTLHTDTGYQPQVGDAAVYNVTSYDSNGYATYSDHVGLVTLVNANGSIEVTNGNFSDKVMTNAVPASQAPVGSYQSAQGNTISAYVTPVGKVGQALAKNGVGLYGWTTESDPDVRAVAADGGVQMILSSNGTVYAKTSIGTYGWTRESDAGARAIAVGSDGTQMIIGSDGQVYAKNSIGLYGWTRESDTGVKAIATSGGVQMILGNDGTVLAKSGIGLYGWTRESDAGAKAIAVGYDGTQMIIGSDSQVYAKNSIGLYGWTRESDTGIKAIAAGYDGTQMILTNDGTVLAKSGIGLYGWTRESDAGVSAIATNGGVQMIIGSDGQVYAKNTIGLYGWNRESDAGVKAIAVGSDGTQMIIG
- a CDS encoding type II toxin-antitoxin system PemK/MazF family toxin, producing MRTLWRAVTAPFRRKPAPAAPVATPGPPPGRPTPGTAPGAGQRARSRPGPVPAGGRHLVYAPQPDGQADPGEIVWTWVEYEDDPSQGKDRPVLVVGRDRDRLLGLMLSSQSERDGQRGWLALGPGSWDREQRPSWIRLDRVLDVPEKGIRREGAVLDRSRFDRVAQELRTHYGWA
- a CDS encoding ATP-dependent DNA ligase encodes the protein MDLPVMPPLLPMLAKPVPAIPSGQFYEPKWDGFRAIVFRDGDEVEIGSRNTKSMVRYFPELVEAVRAQVPPRCVLDGEIIVASTSHSGLDFEALQQRIHPAASRVRLLAGSTPALFVAFDLLALGDADLTGQPFNARRASLEEALAGVDGPVHLTPTTTDETVAARWFEQFEGAGLDGLIAKKPDLLYQPDKRLMSKVKHERTADCVVAGYRVHTSGPDAIGSLLLGLYSPDGSLAFVGVIGAFPMATRRSLLQELAPLVTSAEDHPWTWAAQEAGTRTPREAERSRWSATKDLSFVALRPERVVEVAYDHMEGPRFRHTTQFRRWRPDRDPASCTYAQLEEPVRFDLREVLSAGSR